taaaatggtaaaaaaacatgtcagttttactttttttaattttctcaaatactAATAAGAACATTGTGTGGTATAAATAATGGTAAGTGAATAACTAACTTCAATGTTCACTAATATGTATTGGCTACAGAAGagttctttatttacaaacaaatcagTATGAAGATACATTTTTGGAGtccaaatgaaaaaaaatatagtaattttattacattgtccaaatatttccaaaaatttaagtattttattttattaatgttatagttttGAAACCACCgttgtttttacttatttctCAGCTCTTTAAATGTATCACCATACACCTTTATCTTTTTCTTGTGGTTATATTATACCAGAAGGTATCAAGTTCCCAATGATAGGAGTGTGgtcaaaaaaacatttctttgttaACAAAGGTTATGTGGTTATGTCTGAACTATCGGGGGTGAGGGAGGGGGAGAGTGAACTGATAAGTTAGATATTGGTGGAAATATCCGGCCTTAGATTAcaacatttgtattgtttttgtaaGACAACTTGACTTAGGTCGTCTAAACAACAATGAGGTATAAGTTTCAGTTTCTTACTATTCTTACATTTTCACACagtgtttatagttttttaaacccTAAACGAATAACACCATTACCTGTGCCAACTGATGAAGACTTAGGAGAAACCTTATACTTAACTCCTCTGCTGGAGAAAGGGGATTATAAAAGTGCTCAGCTGTTATCCAAAGTGGAACCAGATATAGGAAATGTAACAAGTTACTCAGGATTCTTCACCGTTAACAAGGAATGTGGATCTAACCTGTTTTTCTGGTTCTTCCCTGCACAGAAAGAAAGCTGGAGGGATGCACCGTTAATCCTCTGGTTACAAGGAGGTCCTGGAGCTACATCTTTGTATGGGATATTTGAAGAAATTGGACCTTTTAGTTCTTATGCTGACGATCTAAAGATAAGGAATAGTTCATGGAGCATAGATAACAATCTCCTTATCATAGACCAGCCGGTCGGAGTGGGCTACAGTTTCACAGAGAAAGGCTGTTATGCAGAGAATGAAACTGCCGTCGGCAAAGATCTTTACAGAGCAGTTGTTCAATTCCATGAGCTATTTCCAAATTTCCAAGAGAACAAATTTTTCATATGTGGAGAATCTTATGCTGGTCACTATATTCCTGCATTAGGCCACACAATCCATAAGTACAATCCTTCTGCCTCCGTTAAAATCAACTTAGCGGCCATGGCAATAGGAAACGGAATAAGTGATGCCAAAACACAGTTTGACTACGGCAATTATCTTTACTATCTCGGGCTGATAGATGATGCTGGGAAGAACGACTACAAGCGATTTTATAACACTTTTCTGGCGGCAGTTGAGGATGAAAGTTGGACTGAagcatatatatttaaaagtacattCCTAGGTTActtgtataagaaatatattagcCGTAGAGTAAGTGTGTACAACTATTACTATCTTCCTGACGATTCTAAAGAACCACAAACTTGGAATGAATTTATTCAGTCATCCAAGGCTCGAAAGTCACTTCACGTGGGTAGCCTTCCTATACAGGAAGAAGGTATTGTTTATACAAGTTTAGCTTTTGACATTGCGCAATCAGTGAAACCCTGGGTGGAAGAGTTATTAGAAGTGTACCCGATAGTCTTCTACAACGGTCAGCTGGACATCATCTGTGGCTATCCGATGATGATCAAATTCCTTCGCTCTCTGAACTGGAGTGGGCAGTCACAGTACCTGAATGCTACCAGGACAAAGTGGTGTGTGGGGGAGGTAAGTTTGCCACACGTGTATATCTTCATTTAATGACtaattatagaattatatatacaaataagtaatatgttagaataatattaaatatataatatgatttacTTAATAGTTAGCGTGATcatatattacttttgtaatgtTCTAATATTCTTGCAAgtgaattattatattagataatataatataatcaaacacaaatagttttatacttttttagttaccAGTACCATGAATAACCTAGAATTTTGTGAAAGTACTACAAAATTAAGGTAAGCTAAGAATGATGGAGTTTAAAGATCTAGTGTTTGGAATGTTTGAGATGGAAGtgtgtatgaaaattttaattgtttcaaaaagtaataacaattaaaatctatttcatttctactgaaaataataacaattaaacgaAATACAGGTAGCAATCTTAAGATATTTAATAGGAGCTGATGTTCTTAGATTATATGTATCTATTAACTGCAggatgttaataaaaaaatgaataagcaacatttttgaaatacttgaaaaaaattttttaccaagAAAAAACATTACTATGGAgatatttacatttgtttaataaaaataaaactgagggTTGaaagttttaaccatttttattcaGATCTGTAAGGATTGATTAAATCATGTGGATCTGATAAACAAGAAGATAACATTCTGAAAACAAAAGTAATTCTTgggatattttaataaagatactcaaataaaattacttaaagaaaACCTCAGTATAGTATCAAAGGTTCATGAAATCAATCATAACTTAGGCCCTAGCAAGAAAATGACAGACCcagtaattatgaaaataaaataatttgtactacATTTGTGGGAGTAAAACAAATTTCATGCTGTCCAATATTACAGCTACAGTCATGTGtagatttaaatttgataaaaagaaTACATCCGTTACAAATAGTGCTATTGTATCCAAGATAAACagagtttttaaagaaaaatgcaaAAGTTTTCAATAGTTTAGGGTGCTTTCCTGATTAATGTCACTTAAAACTGAAGGAAAATACTGTTCTTAAAGCTTTTCCTGCAAGGCGAGTTTcactaaaaattaaagataaactaAAAGAAACCATAGATAGTCCAGTGAAAACAGGTGTTATTGTTCCTCTTCATGAACCTTGTCAGTGGACAAATAACTTGGCAGTTGTTGAAAAACCAGACTCTTTACTTAGACTTTGTATCGATCACAAGCAATCAAACAGATTCATGTTAAGGGATTATTATGAAATACCAAAATCTTAAGATCTTGCTATTAAACTTTCTTATGAAAAGTATATCTATCTATTTCATTTGCAAAATTGGATTTCATCAAATACTTTTGATTGAAGAATCTAGTAAACTTTGCAGCTTTTAGAATCTTCAGGTATATACACTTTTTGGTTTAAACACTTTCTGAAAAATATCATCAGGTTTCAAAATGTGgccatacaacattttaaaactataaaagctAAAAAACGTgagatttcataaaaatattataagaatagtaaaatacttttagatgaacattttgatacaaaatttatttcgttACAACACATAATAaccaaataataaaggtttttctGAGTGTACAAACTTCCCTCACTTAAAACGCACTAATCGAGTTATTAATGTTGCTCAACTGCTGAtatataatcagctgattattgcATACAACCAATGAGATTACTAGCTCATTGCTGTTGTTTTCAATACTTGCTATGACATTTGTTTAGATAGTACAGATTTAAGGGGTGCAAGGAGGTATACTACACCCCAAAAATcttgatataaaattttacaataacacatGAGAGGGAAGCACGTATACAAAACTAGTACTAAGGTGAGTATATGACTCTACTACAACTTTGTGCGCGTGAGGTGAGTTTTGGTGAAACATAAAGAATTAATgctgaacaaaataaacaaaaattagtttttatgaactTAACATGTTCTTTTTAAGTTTGCATTAAAATATGGGACATCTGTGACCGTCCATTATGGTTGCACTCCTAAGATCACAACCTATATCAGCCCGTGTAATTAGAATATTAGATTTTCCACATACAAAAGAAAGATATCACCAAATCTGTGACTAAAAAagaatattgtactataaatgttattgttgGTCTACACAATATAAATTGTCATGGTAATCTGCCTTTCTTTGTTTCTATAATCAGCATGAACTCAGCCAGATCACATTTTCAGTTATTGTATATAGTTACTTCTGTAAGTAGTGTTACATCGTACAGTAACTACTCtaaataagtgaataaaaataacttataatatagACTGAGATTGCTTAGCTTCTTATTATGAGGAAAGAgattctttttcttatttttggagTTTTATGTTCTAGTGTGAAAAGTTTCTTCAAACCCATAAAAGTGACATCATTTCCAATTCCTAAAAGTTATTTACCACGACCCTTGATGTTAAGCCCTTTACTAGAAAAAGGCATGTATGAAGAAGCTCAGCAGCTCTCTAGAGTGAAGCCTGACATTGGGAACATAACAAGTTATTCTGGCTTCTTCACAGTCAACAAAAAATGTGATTCTAATTTGTATTTCTGGTTCTTCCCTGCCCAAAAAGATAACTGGAAGGAAGCACCTTTACTACTTTGGTTGCAAGGAGGCCCAGGTAGTACTTCGATGTACGGACTCTTTGAAGAGCTTGGACCTTTTGAATCTTATCCAGACGGTTTAAAGAAGCGTGAATATTCGTGGAATGTAGAGAATAATTTGCTTATCATCGATCAACCAGTTGGGGTTGGCTACAGCTTCACAGGGAAAAGTTGCTACCCTCAAAATGAAACGGCAGTCGGAGAAGATCTTTACCAAGCAATGGTTCAGTTCCATGAGTTGTTCCCATTCTTCCAACAGGGCAAGTTTTTCATCAGTGGAGAATCTTATGCTGGCCATTATATTCCTGCACTGGGCCACACGATACTCAAACACAATCCTTCTGCTAAAGTGAAGATAAACTTGGCTGCAATGATGATTGGAGATGGATGGATGGACCCTGTTTCACAGATCGACTATGCAAGTTATTTCTATCAGACTGGATTCATTGACGACACGGCACGTGACGTCTACAAATGCTACCAGGATAAGTTTGTACAGCAAGTCGCAGAACAAAACTGGGCTGATGCTACCGTAACATGTGATGCTTTTGTTGGTACCTTATATAATCGTTATGTTGGTAGTAATGTGTGGGTCTATAATTACCTTCCTCGACCCTTTCAAGAGTCACAGAACTGGGAAAAGTTTATCCAAACAAGGGAAATCCGGAAAGCTCTTCACGTTGGAAACCTCCCATTCCAAGATGGTCATGCTGCTTATCACGCACTTCTGTATGATACTGTACAATCAGTGAAACCCTGGGTGGAAGAACTGCTGGAAGTTTACCCAATCATATTCTACAACGGTCAGGTCGACATCATCTGTCCCTATCCAACGATTATTAACTTTCTCCGCTCACTATCGTGGAGTGGGCAGGATCACTATCTCTTTGCTACAAGGTCACAGTG
This genomic stretch from Homalodisca vitripennis isolate AUS2020 chromosome 6, UT_GWSS_2.1, whole genome shotgun sequence harbors:
- the LOC124364750 gene encoding venom serine carboxypeptidase-like isoform X1, coding for MRYKFQFLTILTFSHSVYSFLNPKRITPLPVPTDEDLGETLYLTPLLEKGDYKSAQLLSKVEPDIGNVTSYSGFFTVNKECGSNLFFWFFPAQKESWRDAPLILWLQGGPGATSLYGIFEEIGPFSSYADDLKIRNSSWSIDNNLLIIDQPVGVGYSFTEKGCYAENETAVGKDLYRAVVQFHELFPNFQENKFFICGESYAGHYIPALGHTIHKYNPSASVKINLAAMAIGNGISDAKTQFDYGNYLYYLGLIDDAGKNDYKRFYNTFLAAVEDESWTEAYIFKSTFLGYLYKKYISRRVSVYNYYYLPDDSKEPQTWNEFIQSSKARKSLHVGSLPIQEEGIVYTSLAFDIAQSVKPWVEELLEVYPIVFYNGQLDIICGYPMMIKFLRSLNWSGQSQYLNATRTKWCVGEELAGYYKGVHNLYDVLVRDAGHMVPADQPLWAYTLVNSITSGTPDNPLHALTPC
- the LOC124364750 gene encoding venom serine carboxypeptidase-like isoform X4, which codes for MRKEILFLIFGVLCSSVKSFFKPIKVTSFPIPKSYLPRPLMLSPLLEKGMYEEAQQLSRVKPDIGNITSYSGFFTVNKKCDSNLYFWFFPAQKDNWKEAPLLLWLQGGPGSTSMYGLFEELGPFESYPDGLKKREYSWNVENNLLIIDQPVGVGYSFTGKSCYPQNETAVGEDLYQAMVQFHELFPFFQQGKFFISGESYAGHYIPALGHTILKHNPSAKVKINLAAMMIGDGWMDPVSQIDYASYFYQTGFIDDTARDVYKCYQDKFVQQVAEQNWADATVTCDAFVGTLYNRYVGSNVWVYNYLPRPFQESQNWEKFIQTREIRKALHVGNLPFQDGHAAYHALLYDTVQSVKPWVEELLEVYPIIFYNGQVDIICPYPTIINFLRSLSWSGQDHYLFATRSQWCVGQELAGYYKGVHNLYDVLVRDAGHMVPADQPLWAYTLVNSITSGTPDNPLHALTPC